Proteins from a genomic interval of Undibacterium parvum:
- a CDS encoding type II secretion system protein, whose protein sequence is MTRRSAEQELLAIGQEFRDALSSYAAATPDGQPSAPQSLQDLLKDPRFPNVRRHLRKLYTDPITGKDEWGTVTVASPLASESRVLGAGIVGIYSLSTLTPVKLGNFDAPFQSFEGKTSYTEWQFMPAASQIAGQVAIPTTPAPTKPVKPNNQAATPTPTLRPIVPAKRN, encoded by the coding sequence ATGACGCGCCGCAGCGCAGAACAAGAGTTGTTGGCGATAGGCCAAGAGTTTCGCGATGCCCTCAGTAGTTATGCTGCGGCAACTCCGGATGGTCAGCCTAGTGCGCCACAATCCTTGCAAGATTTGCTTAAAGATCCGCGCTTCCCAAATGTGCGGCGGCATTTGCGCAAATTGTATACCGATCCGATTACTGGCAAGGATGAATGGGGCACTGTTACCGTGGCATCGCCCCTCGCATCCGAGAGCCGAGTGCTAGGCGCGGGTATTGTTGGCATATATAGTTTATCGACACTGACTCCCGTTAAGTTAGGAAACTTTGATGCGCCATTTCAAAGCTTTGAAGGAAAAACTTCTTACACGGAGTGGCAATTTATGCCGGCAGCATCTCAAATTGCCGGACAGGTCGCCATCCCAACAACGCCCGCGCCAACAAAGCCAGTAAAACCGAATAATCAAGCCGCCACGCCTACCCCAACGCTGCGCCCAATAGTGCCAGCAAAACGCAATTGA
- a CDS encoding type II secretion system protein, whose product MFLISARGVASVRRCSRSPGFTLIELLVSLAILGALANLTLPVAQVALQRTQEQELRRSLREIRVAIDAYKRAGDEGRIQKVVGASGYPASLRILVDGVVDQSDPKHSKIYFLRRMPRDPLNTDMNLSEDQTWGKRSYASEATDPQEGEDIFDVYSNSLKIGLNSVPYKKW is encoded by the coding sequence ATGTTTTTGATTTCAGCCCGCGGTGTAGCAAGCGTCCGACGATGCTCAAGATCGCCGGGATTTACTTTAATCGAGTTGCTAGTAAGCTTGGCGATTTTGGGGGCGCTAGCCAATTTGACTTTGCCAGTGGCGCAAGTTGCCTTGCAGCGCACGCAGGAGCAAGAGTTACGTCGCTCTTTACGAGAAATTCGTGTGGCTATTGACGCCTACAAACGGGCTGGCGACGAAGGACGCATACAGAAAGTTGTGGGAGCCAGCGGTTATCCAGCTAGTCTTCGAATTTTGGTCGATGGCGTGGTCGATCAAAGCGATCCAAAACATAGCAAAATCTATTTTTTACGGCGTATGCCACGCGACCCTTTAAATACGGATATGAACTTATCTGAGGATCAAACTTGGGGCAAGCGCAGTTATGCCAGTGAAGCGACTGACCCTCAGGAGGGGGAGGATATCTTCGACGTGTATTCCAATTCACTCAAGATTGGTTTGAACAGTGTTCCGTATAAAAAATGGTGA
- a CDS encoding EpsD family peptidyl-prolyl cis-trans isomerase, translating into MSPSFQSKEHFVFSIEVYFVVIRKLFMHADISSWSMKNILAEKANRLAAMALLASVTCLTACGSKEKVASQSLAVVNGQEITVHQMNDELMRSNVQIPAEQKELASKQLLESLIDRQLLQGQAVKDKVDRDPAVMQAIERAKSQIVAQAYLEKRLAANAKPTKDEIKVYFNQHPEIFSQRKIFDMSQLIFAKKDFSSELKVLIGESKSLEEVASWLTLHKMEFVRSKMVKSTLEMPLELVSKLQSMKKGQLMVVQEGDRNVIVAINEVKEVPVTLEIAEPQIGQFLFDQSNKLASQAELARLRADAKIEYLTPLKDTTAPTPETKSAAASVAPSSSKKNNDDALKRGIAGL; encoded by the coding sequence GTGTCGCCGTCTTTTCAATCGAAGGAGCATTTCGTTTTCTCTATTGAAGTCTATTTTGTCGTAATAAGAAAGTTGTTTATGCATGCTGATATCTCCTCGTGGTCCATGAAAAATATTTTGGCTGAGAAGGCCAATAGACTCGCTGCAATGGCATTGTTGGCATCGGTGACTTGTTTAACGGCTTGCGGTTCGAAAGAAAAAGTAGCGAGTCAATCTTTAGCCGTCGTGAATGGTCAAGAAATTACCGTTCATCAAATGAATGATGAACTGATGCGTAGCAACGTGCAGATTCCTGCCGAGCAGAAAGAACTCGCGAGTAAACAATTGTTAGAGTCGCTGATCGATAGACAATTACTACAAGGGCAGGCGGTGAAAGATAAAGTCGATCGTGATCCTGCTGTAATGCAAGCAATTGAACGTGCCAAATCTCAAATTGTGGCGCAGGCCTATCTGGAGAAACGTTTGGCTGCAAACGCAAAGCCGACTAAGGATGAAATTAAAGTGTATTTTAATCAGCATCCAGAAATTTTTTCGCAAAGAAAAATATTTGATATGAGTCAGCTGATTTTTGCAAAAAAAGATTTTAGTAGCGAACTTAAAGTGCTCATTGGCGAATCAAAATCGCTGGAAGAGGTCGCTAGCTGGCTCACTTTGCATAAAATGGAATTTGTACGCAGCAAAATGGTGAAGAGTACTTTGGAGATGCCCTTAGAGTTGGTCAGCAAATTACAAAGTATGAAGAAGGGACAATTGATGGTGGTTCAAGAAGGCGATCGTAATGTCATCGTTGCGATTAATGAGGTGAAAGAAGTTCCTGTTACTTTAGAAATTGCCGAGCCGCAGATCGGGCAATTCTTATTCGATCAAAGTAATAAGCTCGCATCACAGGCCGAGTTGGCACGACTTCGTGCCGATGCAAAAATCGAATACTTAACACCATTAAAGGATACGACTGCACCAACGCCTGAAACCAAGTCTGCGGCAGCAAGTGTCGCGCCGAGTTCAAGTAAAAAAAATAATGATGATGCGCTTAAACGTGGCATTGCCGGCTTATAA
- the epsE gene encoding polysaccharide export protein EpsE has translation MSQIIGAILCIFSVLFVEAGAAENLQLGAGDIVKIAVYGNPDLGLETRVSEAGKISFPLIGEVSVAGMSTYNAEQKISNLLESGGFLRKAQVNLIVSLMQSQQVSVLGQVNRPGRYPIEGKRTLIDLLAAAGGVNVDGADSVNLIRRRNGVSSKQSIDVNAMMLNGDMRDNVDLLNNDVLYVERASRFYIYGEVQRPGTFRLERNMTVLQALAVGGGVGARGTERNIKIKRRDVLGTLQVLIAKHDDVLQIDDVLYVQEGLF, from the coding sequence ATGAGTCAAATCATAGGCGCGATACTCTGCATCTTTAGTGTGCTTTTTGTCGAAGCGGGCGCGGCTGAAAATCTACAATTGGGCGCTGGAGATATAGTCAAAATTGCGGTTTATGGCAATCCAGATCTTGGCTTAGAAACGCGAGTGAGTGAAGCTGGCAAAATTAGTTTCCCATTGATCGGTGAAGTCAGCGTGGCGGGTATGTCGACTTACAATGCAGAGCAAAAAATTTCAAATTTGCTTGAAAGCGGTGGGTTTCTTCGTAAGGCGCAAGTTAATTTAATAGTTTCATTAATGCAGAGCCAGCAGGTCTCCGTATTGGGGCAGGTAAATCGACCAGGGCGCTACCCTATAGAAGGGAAGCGAACGCTTATTGATCTCTTGGCCGCTGCTGGCGGTGTTAATGTCGATGGCGCTGATAGTGTAAATTTAATTCGACGTCGCAACGGTGTCAGTAGCAAACAATCGATAGATGTGAATGCAATGATGCTCAACGGTGATATGCGAGACAATGTTGATCTACTCAATAATGATGTTTTATATGTAGAGCGTGCGTCGCGGTTTTATATTTATGGAGAGGTTCAGCGCCCAGGAACTTTTCGACTGGAACGCAATATGACGGTGCTCCAGGCGCTGGCAGTTGGTGGCGGTGTGGGGGCGCGAGGTACTGAGCGGAATATCAAAATTAAACGTAGGGATGTACTTGGCACGCTTCAAGTATTGATTGCCAAACACGATGATGTGCTGCAGATTGATGATGTGCTGTATGTACAAGAGGGTTTGTTTTGA
- a CDS encoding extracellular solute-binding protein, translated as MKQSKRRQLLLGVPTLAGLPLITSLAAFANTTPKKQVIRVMLPANPYFELIKQFLIKLSANAGISLEIDTLPYLEMRNTQLIELQKKQGKYDLIFILTSWKAEYVALNLLSNLDAAQKNGSLKIDAISDFIPAYLTVAGKVGGERGYLDGPQANLYALPLGTDTSILGYRSDIFQKHNWKAPLNYDELLALLPLIRLHEPGLIPLASRGARGHQITHAWLLHFNAYGGEVFDKNWQVKVNSSAGVKAIEVLKAIHLNTAGGILKNTFPDVGNAFISGNAAMYLDSSFIFNIVNDTVKSVVQDKVAYALHPKGTIYSSETGGFAVAVPKNAPSLKRSLELLSVLTSRAQEKAFARIGGIPVRSSTLHDPELQKIFPEYAILAKQLDYANPNWRPVIPEWPIINEDILGNLLHDAVAGKITATQALEQAQEKIRLVMQASARYKKRV; from the coding sequence ATGAAACAAAGCAAACGTCGCCAACTATTGCTAGGAGTTCCAACACTGGCTGGCCTCCCTTTGATCACTAGCCTAGCCGCATTCGCCAACACTACCCCGAAAAAACAGGTGATCAGGGTAATGCTACCCGCAAACCCCTACTTTGAATTAATCAAACAATTTCTCATCAAGCTAAGTGCCAACGCTGGTATTTCCTTAGAAATAGATACCCTTCCCTATTTGGAAATGCGAAATACCCAGCTGATAGAATTGCAAAAAAAACAGGGTAAATACGATCTTATTTTTATACTTACTTCGTGGAAAGCTGAATACGTTGCATTGAATTTATTAAGCAACCTCGATGCAGCACAGAAAAATGGTAGCTTAAAGATAGACGCTATCAGTGATTTTATTCCCGCCTACCTGACAGTCGCTGGCAAGGTAGGCGGTGAGCGAGGTTACTTAGATGGGCCGCAGGCAAATTTATACGCACTACCGCTAGGTACCGACACCAGTATATTGGGATATCGCAGCGATATTTTCCAAAAACACAATTGGAAAGCACCTCTCAATTACGATGAACTGCTCGCCTTATTGCCGCTCATACGTCTGCACGAACCTGGACTTATCCCCTTGGCTAGCCGAGGCGCTCGTGGCCATCAAATAACCCACGCCTGGTTACTGCATTTCAATGCCTATGGCGGTGAGGTCTTCGACAAGAACTGGCAAGTGAAGGTAAATAGCTCGGCTGGAGTTAAAGCAATCGAAGTGTTGAAGGCAATTCATCTCAACACCGCAGGTGGCATACTCAAAAACACTTTCCCCGACGTAGGCAATGCCTTTATTAGTGGGAATGCCGCGATGTATCTCGATTCTTCGTTTATTTTCAATATTGTTAACGACACCGTCAAATCGGTAGTGCAAGACAAGGTCGCGTACGCACTTCACCCCAAAGGAACGATCTACTCCTCAGAGACCGGAGGCTTTGCGGTTGCCGTACCAAAAAATGCGCCATCCCTAAAACGTTCTTTAGAGTTACTGTCAGTACTAACCAGCCGCGCTCAAGAAAAAGCTTTTGCAAGAATTGGCGGCATTCCTGTCCGTAGCAGCACTCTACATGACCCTGAACTGCAAAAAATATTCCCCGAATACGCAATCCTAGCCAAGCAGTTAGACTACGCCAACCCGAATTGGCGCCCTGTCATTCCAGAGTGGCCGATTATCAATGAAGATATTCTGGGAAACTTACTACACGACGCAGTCGCGGGAAAAATCACGGCAACACAAGCTTTAGAGCAAGCACAAGAAAAAATTCGGCTAGTAATGCAAGCTTCAGCTCGTTATAAGAAGCGCGTTTGA
- a CDS encoding secretin N-terminal domain-containing protein: MNIEFRAIAKKWLLVSTGVVIAFSLVACAGQKAFQAGKELVEKDQIEDGLSKFREASKLDPQSIEFKTAYYQTRDRAISNFLEQGDRYAAAANQVEAEAQYRRVLNMDAVNDRARDGLRKLDMEMRHSQLMTEAENALDSNNVELAKRKIAIVLTENPNNQAANFLQRTMAEQNARPSAESQLANSFKKAITLEFKDVSIKQVFEVISRSSGLNFVFDKDVKTDQKTSVFLKNSTIESAVFYTLLSNQLDQQVLDGNTILIYPNTVAKQKDYQEMLIRTFFLTNAEAKAVASTLKTILKSRDVVIDEKLNMLIVRDTPDAIKLAEKLVALHDVAEPEVMLEVEILEVKRTRLLELGIKWPDSMSLTPLTTMASGGVTLNDLRNLNSKTIGVSPTPTVTLNARKNDSDANLLANPRIRARNHEKAKILIGDRVPNITTTATATGFVAESINYVDVGLKLDVEPTIYLDNDVAIKVALEVSNIVAEITTKSGGKAFQIGTRTASTVLRLKDGETQVLAGLINDEDRSKASKVPAMGDIPLLGRLFGSTENNNEKTEIVLSITPRLIRNIQRPDASMAQFRGGTETSLRLRPESTARSTVLETKPAVNPSKAASPKVSSQKEVGVVPAPAALPSAKLKDGIETDAATPLAPLPTAVNADEDVKEAPVSAASLSWKGANQSKVGSNFSLQLSMKSEEALSSLPLTIGFDSQIFQVVRVVEGDFMRRFGAPSDFSNQVDPKGEILLTANSLATGTSSNSTSGTVATITFRSLVASDASPLQVLASAPIGSSGRAINVSLPAPQTMRVLP; encoded by the coding sequence ATGAATATTGAATTTCGAGCTATCGCAAAAAAATGGCTACTGGTTTCGACTGGCGTAGTAATCGCATTTTCTTTGGTCGCCTGTGCCGGGCAAAAAGCCTTTCAGGCCGGTAAAGAATTGGTTGAAAAAGACCAAATTGAAGATGGCTTGTCAAAATTCAGAGAGGCCAGCAAGCTCGATCCGCAAAGTATAGAGTTTAAGACCGCGTATTATCAGACTAGAGATAGAGCAATTTCAAATTTCCTAGAGCAAGGCGATCGCTATGCGGCGGCAGCAAATCAAGTCGAAGCAGAAGCGCAATATCGACGTGTATTAAATATGGACGCCGTGAATGACAGGGCGCGCGATGGTTTGCGTAAGTTAGATATGGAGATGCGTCATAGTCAATTGATGACTGAGGCTGAAAATGCGCTCGATAGTAACAATGTGGAATTGGCAAAACGGAAAATTGCCATCGTTCTTACCGAAAATCCAAATAATCAAGCGGCAAATTTTTTGCAACGGACTATGGCCGAGCAAAACGCTCGACCATCGGCAGAATCACAATTGGCAAACAGCTTTAAAAAAGCGATTACTTTAGAGTTTAAGGATGTCAGCATCAAACAGGTCTTTGAAGTTATTTCTCGTAGTTCCGGACTGAATTTTGTATTTGATAAAGATGTCAAAACCGATCAGAAAACCTCGGTTTTTTTGAAAAACAGCACGATAGAATCCGCTGTTTTTTATACCTTATTAAGCAATCAATTGGATCAGCAAGTCCTGGATGGAAATACTATTTTGATTTATCCAAATACGGTAGCCAAGCAAAAAGACTATCAGGAAATGTTGATCAGGACCTTCTTTCTGACCAATGCGGAAGCCAAGGCGGTCGCCAGTACGCTTAAAACCATACTTAAATCGCGCGATGTGGTGATCGACGAAAAGTTGAACATGCTGATAGTACGTGATACCCCAGATGCGATTAAATTGGCCGAAAAACTGGTTGCCTTGCATGATGTGGCCGAGCCGGAAGTGATGTTGGAAGTGGAAATTCTCGAAGTAAAGCGCACGCGCTTGCTGGAGCTAGGAATTAAATGGCCAGATAGCATGAGTCTGACACCTTTGACCACCATGGCCTCAGGTGGTGTGACTTTAAATGATTTGCGTAATTTAAACTCTAAAACAATAGGCGTAAGCCCGACGCCGACTGTGACACTCAATGCGCGTAAAAATGATTCAGATGCGAATCTCTTAGCTAATCCAAGAATTCGCGCTAGAAATCATGAAAAGGCGAAAATATTGATAGGTGATAGGGTGCCAAATATAACAACAACCGCAACTGCAACTGGCTTCGTCGCGGAATCGATTAATTATGTCGATGTAGGTTTGAAGCTCGATGTGGAGCCGACCATTTACCTGGACAACGATGTTGCGATCAAAGTGGCTTTGGAGGTCAGCAATATTGTTGCGGAAATCACCACGAAATCTGGAGGCAAAGCATTTCAAATCGGCACGCGCACCGCCAGTACTGTATTGCGCTTAAAAGACGGTGAGACGCAAGTATTGGCTGGCTTGATCAATGATGAGGATCGTAGTAAAGCCAGCAAGGTGCCAGCGATGGGTGACATACCTTTATTGGGCCGTTTGTTTGGGTCGACAGAAAACAATAATGAGAAAACAGAAATCGTTCTATCGATTACCCCGCGTCTAATTCGAAATATTCAACGTCCGGATGCTTCCATGGCGCAGTTTAGGGGAGGGACGGAAACCAGTCTGCGTTTGCGGCCGGAGTCGACAGCGCGCTCTACGGTGCTTGAGACTAAGCCTGCGGTCAACCCGAGTAAAGCCGCTAGCCCGAAAGTGAGCAGCCAGAAAGAAGTAGGTGTTGTTCCTGCCCCCGCAGCGCTACCCTCTGCCAAGCTTAAAGATGGGATAGAGACTGACGCTGCAACTCCGCTAGCACCTCTTCCCACTGCAGTGAATGCTGACGAGGATGTAAAGGAAGCCCCGGTTAGTGCCGCCAGTTTGAGCTGGAAGGGCGCTAATCAGTCTAAAGTGGGAAGTAATTTTTCACTGCAACTGAGTATGAAGTCGGAAGAAGCGCTGAGTAGCTTACCGCTTACTATTGGTTTCGATAGCCAGATTTTTCAAGTTGTCCGAGTGGTCGAAGGTGATTTTATGAGGCGATTTGGCGCACCGAGTGATTTCTCCAATCAGGTTGATCCTAAGGGCGAAATTTTGCTGACTGCGAATAGCTTGGCGACTGGAACTAGTTCAAATAGCACGAGTGGAACCGTCGCCACCATCACTTTTCGTTCTTTAGTCGCAAGTGATGCCTCGCCATTGCAAGTACTGGCTAGTGCGCCAATCGGCAGTTCCGGACGCGCCATCAATGTGAGTTTGCCTGCACCTCAAACTATGCGTGTATTACCTTAA
- a CDS encoding SapC family protein — MSTLMFYKKPVTIDRVTHRDLRFKPLAKGYSYAAKTNSIPVVAAEFVDVCREYPIVFVTDQHGGGVPLVLTGLRDSENLFVNAEGHWDNTYVPAFVRRYPFVLQGDEDSERFGVMIDEEADGYAAQDGERLFAEDGTESEMLNGILELLNNFRTHTAQTTNMVKHFVELDLLIPRMVSVNTQKGETFTLDGFSVINEERMNALTDAELLALARNGHLACIYAHLISLPNIQKIAARLELVLPAA; from the coding sequence ATGTCGACATTAATGTTTTATAAAAAACCAGTGACGATAGACCGCGTTACCCATCGCGATCTGCGTTTTAAACCTTTGGCTAAAGGTTATTCGTATGCAGCTAAAACCAATTCTATTCCCGTGGTTGCAGCCGAGTTTGTCGATGTTTGTCGTGAATACCCTATCGTATTTGTTACCGATCAACACGGTGGCGGTGTGCCTTTAGTTCTCACAGGTTTGCGCGATAGTGAAAATCTGTTTGTGAATGCCGAAGGTCATTGGGACAATACTTATGTTCCTGCATTTGTGCGCCGTTATCCTTTCGTTCTGCAAGGCGACGAGGATTCGGAACGCTTCGGTGTCATGATCGATGAAGAGGCAGATGGCTACGCTGCTCAAGATGGCGAGCGTTTGTTTGCGGAAGATGGCACCGAGTCAGAGATGCTCAATGGGATACTTGAACTCTTAAATAATTTCCGTACCCATACCGCGCAGACCACCAATATGGTGAAACATTTCGTAGAATTGGATCTGTTAATTCCTAGAATGGTTAGCGTCAATACACAAAAAGGTGAGACCTTCACTTTGGACGGCTTTAGCGTGATTAACGAAGAGCGTATGAATGCTCTGACCGATGCTGAACTCTTGGCATTGGCACGCAATGGCCATTTAGCCTGTATTTATGCGCACTTAATTTCACTGCCAAATATCCAAAAAATTGCGGCACGCTTAGAGTTGGTGTTGCCAGCGGCTTAG
- a CDS encoding TIGR03790 family protein, with translation MTAVGALRFAKQAGLSAQQLAIVINDDEPNSVVIGEYYKQARSIPEKNIVHVHIPNSPHRLTALAFEQLRQQIEAQLHPEIQAILMLWTAPYAVECNSITSALSLGYDAEQCKKTCAAGKPSRYYNSPTSLPFTELGLRLAMLLPTDSVIQAKALIDRGVMSSFAVRPASAYFLTTSDVNRNSRAKFSPSSGLIPQKKLQIQNLQRDSIEGAQDVMFYLTGLTHVQNLEGLHFMPGALADHLTSSGGDLLGKSQMSSLRWLENGATASYGTVSEPCNHWQKFPQASVLLQHYLSGASAIEAYWKSVAWPSQGVFIGEPLAAPYR, from the coding sequence ATGACCGCTGTTGGCGCGCTTAGGTTCGCGAAGCAAGCTGGCTTGAGCGCACAGCAATTAGCGATTGTCATTAATGATGACGAGCCAAATAGTGTTGTGATAGGGGAGTATTACAAGCAGGCCAGAAGCATCCCGGAAAAAAATATAGTCCATGTGCATATCCCAAATAGTCCGCATCGCCTGACTGCGCTGGCATTTGAGCAGCTAAGGCAGCAGATAGAGGCGCAGTTGCATCCGGAAATACAGGCGATACTCATGCTGTGGACGGCACCCTATGCGGTCGAATGCAATTCGATTACCTCGGCCTTGAGCTTGGGTTACGATGCTGAGCAATGCAAAAAAACCTGTGCGGCAGGTAAGCCCAGTCGCTACTACAATTCTCCTACTTCGCTGCCATTTACTGAATTGGGCCTGCGATTGGCGATGCTGTTGCCGACTGATTCGGTGATACAGGCCAAGGCCCTGATTGATCGCGGCGTGATGAGTAGTTTTGCAGTGCGCCCGGCGAGCGCTTATTTTTTGACGACCTCGGATGTGAATCGAAATTCACGGGCAAAATTTTCCCCCTCTTCTGGACTAATACCGCAGAAAAAACTTCAGATACAAAATCTGCAGCGCGATAGCATTGAAGGTGCGCAAGATGTCATGTTTTATTTGACGGGCTTGACGCACGTACAAAATTTGGAAGGCTTACATTTTATGCCTGGGGCCTTAGCCGATCATTTAACCTCCAGCGGCGGGGACTTATTAGGTAAGAGTCAAATGAGTAGTTTGCGTTGGCTGGAAAATGGTGCGACTGCAAGTTATGGAACGGTATCCGAGCCTTGTAATCATTGGCAAAAATTTCCTCAGGCGAGTGTTTTACTTCAACATTATTTGTCAGGCGCGAGCGCGATCGAAGCCTATTGGAAAAGTGTCGCCTGGCCCAGTCAAGGGGTGTTTATCGGAGAGCCACTGGCGGCCCCTTATCGATAA
- a CDS encoding type II secretion system protein has protein sequence MLETCRINSRDACDYVAIGLSSSDSGKRHSSGFTLIELLVVLAIVALLASLAMPRYFQSIDTAKETVLADNLRMTRETIDKFYADTGRYPETLNELVEKKYLRSLPFDPIVDSAINWVLEAPEASDKGSIYSIKSSAPGADRNGKLFADF, from the coding sequence ATGCTTGAAACTTGTCGAATAAATTCTAGGGATGCTTGTGATTATGTCGCTATCGGTTTGAGCAGCTCTGACTCCGGTAAGCGACACTCTTCGGGGTTCACCTTAATTGAATTATTAGTGGTATTAGCGATCGTCGCGCTCTTGGCGAGTTTGGCGATGCCGCGCTATTTTCAAAGTATAGACACTGCAAAGGAGACCGTTTTGGCCGATAACTTGCGTATGACGCGTGAGACCATTGATAAGTTCTATGCTGATACAGGACGCTATCCTGAGACTTTGAATGAGTTGGTCGAAAAAAAATATTTACGCTCCCTACCTTTTGATCCAATTGTGGATAGCGCAATTAATTGGGTGCTAGAAGCCCCGGAAGCTAGTGACAAAGGCTCGATTTATAGCATCAAGAGTAGTGCACCAGGGGCCGATAGAAATGGCAAACTATTTGCCGATTTTTAA